From Desmodus rotundus isolate HL8 chromosome 12, HLdesRot8A.1, whole genome shotgun sequence, one genomic window encodes:
- the CA14 gene encoding carbonic anhydrase 14 isoform X1: MMLLMLLLEVMWIVAAFGGQHWTYEGFLLCSNPPWLGMQVFYLAPLPLIQLSCPQTTSPHGQHHWPASYPDCGRNAQSPINIQTDSVTFDPELLPLQPRGYDQPGTKPLELRNNGHTVQLSLPPTLHLEGLPRKYVAAQLHLHWGQKGSPKGSEHQVNSEASAAELHIVHYDSDTFNSLSEAAQMPQGLAVLGILIEVGETKNPAYENILSHLNEIRYKDQNTSVPPFNVRELLPPVLAHFFRYNGSLTTPPCYQSVLWTVFSRRAQISVQQLEKLQETLFSTEEPSKLLVQNYRAPQPLNQRTVFASFIQAESSYTTGEMLSLGVGILVGCLCLLLAVYLIARKIRKKVLGNQKSVVFTSAPVTEA; the protein is encoded by the exons ATGATGCTCCTCATGCTCCTGCTAGAGGTGATGTGGATCGTGGCTGCGTTTGGGG GTCAGCACTGGACATATGAGG GTTTCCTGCTCTGCTCTAATCCCCCCTGGCTGGGTATGCAGGTGTTCTATCTAGCCCCTCTTCCTCTCATTCAGCTTTCTTGTCCTCAAACTACAA GCCCACATGGTCAACACCATTGGCCAGCCTCTTACCCTGATTGTGGACGCAACGCCCAGTCCCCCATCAATATCCAGACAGACAGTGTGACTTTTGACCCGGAGTTGCTCCCTCTGCAGCCCCGTGGATATGACCAGCCTGGCACCAAGCCTTTGGAGCTGCGCAACAATGGCCACACAG TGCAACTCTCTCTGCCCCCTACCCTGCATCTGGAGGGGCTTCCCCGGAAATATGTAGCTGCCCAGCTCCACCTGCACTGGGGTCAGAAAGGATCCCCGAAGGGGTCAGAGCACCAGGTCAACAGCGAAGCCAGTGCTGCCGAG CTCCACATCGTGCATTATGACTCTGATACCTTTAACAGCTTGAGTGAGGCTGCTCAGATGCCTCAGGGCCTGGCTGTCTTGGGCATCCTTATTGAG gtGGGTGAGACCAAGAATCCAGCTTATGAAAACATTCTGAGTCACTTGAATGAAATCAGGTATAAAG ATCAGAACACCTCAGTGCCTCCCTTCAACGTGAGAGAGCTGCTCCCCCCGGTGCTGGCACACTTCTTCCGTTACAATGGCTCGCTCACCACGCCCCCCTGCTACCAGAGTGTGCTCTGGACAGTCTTCAGTCGGAGGGCCCAGATTTCAGTGCAACAG CTGGAAAAGCTTCAGGAGACATTGTTCTCTACAGAGGAACCCTCTAAGCTCCTGGTACAGAACTACCGAGCCCCCCAGCCTCTCAATCAGCGAACAGTCTTTGCTTCTTTCATCCAAG CAGAATCCTCGTATACCACAG GTGAAATGCTGAGCCTAGGAGTGGGAATCTTGGTTGGCTGTCTCTGCCTTCTGCTGGCTGTTTATCTCATCGCTAGGAAGATTCG GAAGAAGGTGTTGGGAAACCAGAAGAGTGTGGTCTTCACCTCAGCACCAGTCACCGAGGCATAG
- the CA14 gene encoding carbonic anhydrase 14 isoform X2, whose protein sequence is MMLLMLLLEVMWIVAAFGGQHWTYEGFLLCSNPPWLGMQVFYLAPLPLIQLSCPQTTSPHGQHHWPASYPDCGRNAQSPINIQTDSVTFDPELLPLQPRGYDQPGTKPLELRNNGHTVQLSLPPTLHLEGLPRKYVAAQLHLHWGQKGSPKGSEHQVNSEASAAELHIVHYDSDTFNSLSEAAQMPQGLAVLGILIEVGETKNPAYENILSHLNEIRYKDQNTSVPPFNVRELLPPVLAHFFRYNGSLTTPPCYQSVLWTVFSRRAQISVQQLEKLQETLFSTEEPSKLLVQNYRAPQPLNQRTVFASFIQESSYTTGEMLSLGVGILVGCLCLLLAVYLIARKIRKKVLGNQKSVVFTSAPVTEA, encoded by the exons ATGATGCTCCTCATGCTCCTGCTAGAGGTGATGTGGATCGTGGCTGCGTTTGGGG GTCAGCACTGGACATATGAGG GTTTCCTGCTCTGCTCTAATCCCCCCTGGCTGGGTATGCAGGTGTTCTATCTAGCCCCTCTTCCTCTCATTCAGCTTTCTTGTCCTCAAACTACAA GCCCACATGGTCAACACCATTGGCCAGCCTCTTACCCTGATTGTGGACGCAACGCCCAGTCCCCCATCAATATCCAGACAGACAGTGTGACTTTTGACCCGGAGTTGCTCCCTCTGCAGCCCCGTGGATATGACCAGCCTGGCACCAAGCCTTTGGAGCTGCGCAACAATGGCCACACAG TGCAACTCTCTCTGCCCCCTACCCTGCATCTGGAGGGGCTTCCCCGGAAATATGTAGCTGCCCAGCTCCACCTGCACTGGGGTCAGAAAGGATCCCCGAAGGGGTCAGAGCACCAGGTCAACAGCGAAGCCAGTGCTGCCGAG CTCCACATCGTGCATTATGACTCTGATACCTTTAACAGCTTGAGTGAGGCTGCTCAGATGCCTCAGGGCCTGGCTGTCTTGGGCATCCTTATTGAG gtGGGTGAGACCAAGAATCCAGCTTATGAAAACATTCTGAGTCACTTGAATGAAATCAGGTATAAAG ATCAGAACACCTCAGTGCCTCCCTTCAACGTGAGAGAGCTGCTCCCCCCGGTGCTGGCACACTTCTTCCGTTACAATGGCTCGCTCACCACGCCCCCCTGCTACCAGAGTGTGCTCTGGACAGTCTTCAGTCGGAGGGCCCAGATTTCAGTGCAACAG CTGGAAAAGCTTCAGGAGACATTGTTCTCTACAGAGGAACCCTCTAAGCTCCTGGTACAGAACTACCGAGCCCCCCAGCCTCTCAATCAGCGAACAGTCTTTGCTTCTTTCATCCAAG AATCCTCGTATACCACAG GTGAAATGCTGAGCCTAGGAGTGGGAATCTTGGTTGGCTGTCTCTGCCTTCTGCTGGCTGTTTATCTCATCGCTAGGAAGATTCG GAAGAAGGTGTTGGGAAACCAGAAGAGTGTGGTCTTCACCTCAGCACCAGTCACCGAGGCATAG
- the CA14 gene encoding carbonic anhydrase 14 isoform X3 has product MMLLMLLLEVMWIVAAFGGQHWTYEGPHGQHHWPASYPDCGRNAQSPINIQTDSVTFDPELLPLQPRGYDQPGTKPLELRNNGHTVQLSLPPTLHLEGLPRKYVAAQLHLHWGQKGSPKGSEHQVNSEASAAELHIVHYDSDTFNSLSEAAQMPQGLAVLGILIEVGETKNPAYENILSHLNEIRYKDQNTSVPPFNVRELLPPVLAHFFRYNGSLTTPPCYQSVLWTVFSRRAQISVQQLEKLQETLFSTEEPSKLLVQNYRAPQPLNQRTVFASFIQAESSYTTGEMLSLGVGILVGCLCLLLAVYLIARKIRKKVLGNQKSVVFTSAPVTEA; this is encoded by the exons ATGATGCTCCTCATGCTCCTGCTAGAGGTGATGTGGATCGTGGCTGCGTTTGGGG GTCAGCACTGGACATATGAGG GCCCACATGGTCAACACCATTGGCCAGCCTCTTACCCTGATTGTGGACGCAACGCCCAGTCCCCCATCAATATCCAGACAGACAGTGTGACTTTTGACCCGGAGTTGCTCCCTCTGCAGCCCCGTGGATATGACCAGCCTGGCACCAAGCCTTTGGAGCTGCGCAACAATGGCCACACAG TGCAACTCTCTCTGCCCCCTACCCTGCATCTGGAGGGGCTTCCCCGGAAATATGTAGCTGCCCAGCTCCACCTGCACTGGGGTCAGAAAGGATCCCCGAAGGGGTCAGAGCACCAGGTCAACAGCGAAGCCAGTGCTGCCGAG CTCCACATCGTGCATTATGACTCTGATACCTTTAACAGCTTGAGTGAGGCTGCTCAGATGCCTCAGGGCCTGGCTGTCTTGGGCATCCTTATTGAG gtGGGTGAGACCAAGAATCCAGCTTATGAAAACATTCTGAGTCACTTGAATGAAATCAGGTATAAAG ATCAGAACACCTCAGTGCCTCCCTTCAACGTGAGAGAGCTGCTCCCCCCGGTGCTGGCACACTTCTTCCGTTACAATGGCTCGCTCACCACGCCCCCCTGCTACCAGAGTGTGCTCTGGACAGTCTTCAGTCGGAGGGCCCAGATTTCAGTGCAACAG CTGGAAAAGCTTCAGGAGACATTGTTCTCTACAGAGGAACCCTCTAAGCTCCTGGTACAGAACTACCGAGCCCCCCAGCCTCTCAATCAGCGAACAGTCTTTGCTTCTTTCATCCAAG CAGAATCCTCGTATACCACAG GTGAAATGCTGAGCCTAGGAGTGGGAATCTTGGTTGGCTGTCTCTGCCTTCTGCTGGCTGTTTATCTCATCGCTAGGAAGATTCG GAAGAAGGTGTTGGGAAACCAGAAGAGTGTGGTCTTCACCTCAGCACCAGTCACCGAGGCATAG
- the CA14 gene encoding carbonic anhydrase 14 isoform X4 → MQVFYLAPLPLIQLSCPQTTSPHGQHHWPASYPDCGRNAQSPINIQTDSVTFDPELLPLQPRGYDQPGTKPLELRNNGHTVQLSLPPTLHLEGLPRKYVAAQLHLHWGQKGSPKGSEHQVNSEASAAELHIVHYDSDTFNSLSEAAQMPQGLAVLGILIEVGETKNPAYENILSHLNEIRYKDQNTSVPPFNVRELLPPVLAHFFRYNGSLTTPPCYQSVLWTVFSRRAQISVQQLEKLQETLFSTEEPSKLLVQNYRAPQPLNQRTVFASFIQAESSYTTGEMLSLGVGILVGCLCLLLAVYLIARKIRKKVLGNQKSVVFTSAPVTEA, encoded by the exons ATGCAGGTGTTCTATCTAGCCCCTCTTCCTCTCATTCAGCTTTCTTGTCCTCAAACTACAA GCCCACATGGTCAACACCATTGGCCAGCCTCTTACCCTGATTGTGGACGCAACGCCCAGTCCCCCATCAATATCCAGACAGACAGTGTGACTTTTGACCCGGAGTTGCTCCCTCTGCAGCCCCGTGGATATGACCAGCCTGGCACCAAGCCTTTGGAGCTGCGCAACAATGGCCACACAG TGCAACTCTCTCTGCCCCCTACCCTGCATCTGGAGGGGCTTCCCCGGAAATATGTAGCTGCCCAGCTCCACCTGCACTGGGGTCAGAAAGGATCCCCGAAGGGGTCAGAGCACCAGGTCAACAGCGAAGCCAGTGCTGCCGAG CTCCACATCGTGCATTATGACTCTGATACCTTTAACAGCTTGAGTGAGGCTGCTCAGATGCCTCAGGGCCTGGCTGTCTTGGGCATCCTTATTGAG gtGGGTGAGACCAAGAATCCAGCTTATGAAAACATTCTGAGTCACTTGAATGAAATCAGGTATAAAG ATCAGAACACCTCAGTGCCTCCCTTCAACGTGAGAGAGCTGCTCCCCCCGGTGCTGGCACACTTCTTCCGTTACAATGGCTCGCTCACCACGCCCCCCTGCTACCAGAGTGTGCTCTGGACAGTCTTCAGTCGGAGGGCCCAGATTTCAGTGCAACAG CTGGAAAAGCTTCAGGAGACATTGTTCTCTACAGAGGAACCCTCTAAGCTCCTGGTACAGAACTACCGAGCCCCCCAGCCTCTCAATCAGCGAACAGTCTTTGCTTCTTTCATCCAAG CAGAATCCTCGTATACCACAG GTGAAATGCTGAGCCTAGGAGTGGGAATCTTGGTTGGCTGTCTCTGCCTTCTGCTGGCTGTTTATCTCATCGCTAGGAAGATTCG GAAGAAGGTGTTGGGAAACCAGAAGAGTGTGGTCTTCACCTCAGCACCAGTCACCGAGGCATAG
- the APH1A gene encoding gamma-secretase subunit APH-1A, translated as MGAAVFFGCTFVAFGPAFALFLITVAGDPLRVIILVAGAFFWLVSLLLASVVWFILVHVTDPSDARLQYGLLIFGAAVSVLLQEVFRFAYYKLLKKADEGLASLSEDGRSPISIRQMAYVSGLSFGIISGVFSVINILADALGPGVVGIHGDSPYYFLTSAFLTAAIILLHTFWGVVFFDACERRRYWTLGLVVGSHLLTSGLTFLNPWYEASLLPIYAVTVSMGLWAFITAGGSLRSIQRSLSCRRQEDSQVMVYSALRIPPED; from the exons ATGGGGGCCGCAGTGTTTTTCGGATGCACTTTTGTCGCTTTCGGCCCGGCCTTTGCGCTTTTCTTGATCACTGTGGCCGGGGACCCGCTTCGCGTCATCATCCTGGTCGCAGG GGCATTTTTCTGGCTGGTCTCTCTGCTCTTGGCCTCTGTGGTCTGGTTCATCTTGGTCCATGTAACCGACCCGTCAGATGCCCGGCTCCAGTATGGCCTCCTGATTTTTGGTGCTGCGGTCTCCGTCCTTCTACAGGAAGTGTTCCGCTTTGCCTACTACAAGCTGCTTAA gaAGGCAGATGAGGGGTTAGCATCGCTGAGTGAGGACGGAAGATCACCCATCTCCATCCGCCAGATGGCCTATG tttCTGGTCTTTCCTTCGGTATCATCAGTGGTGTCTTCTCTGTTATCAATATTTTGGCCGATGCACTTGGGCCAGGTGTGGTTGGAATCCATGGAGATTCACCCTATTACTTCCTGACCTCAG CTTTTCTGACGGCAGCCATCATCCTGCTCCATACCTTTTGGGGAGTTGTGTTCTTTGATGCCTGCGAGAGGAGACGGTACTGGACTTTGGGCCTGGTGGTTGGGAGTCACCTACTGACATCAGGACTG ACATTCCTGAACCCATGGTACGAGGCCAGCCTGCTGCCCATCTATGCAGTCACTGTTTCCATGGGGCTCTGGGCCTTCATTACAGCTGGAGGGTCCCTCCGAAGTATCCAGCGCAGCCTCTCGT gCCGACGGCAGGAGGACAGTCAGGTGATGGTGTATTCTGCCCTGCGCATCCCACCCGAGGATTGA
- the C12H1orf54 gene encoding uncharacterized protein C1orf54 homolog isoform X1: MDVLFVAILAVPLILGQIYEDEEGLEEDDYYQVFYYYTVTPNYDDIVANFTVDYSIFESEDRLNRLDTEVMKAEETTISHETEHTDHQRPTVKPVTMGQMTTEPMTTEPMTTEPVTMKPVTTEPMTTEPVTTKPVTTEPVTMKPVTMKPQSPDMNHAVSSLQSPVSLLLPWALLQGWMYFT; the protein is encoded by the exons ATGGATGTCCTCTTTGTAGCTATCCTTGCTGTGCCACTGATCCTGG GACAAATCTATGAGGATGAAGAAGGACTGGAAGAGGATGATTATTATCAGGTGTTCTATTATTACACAGTCACCCCCAATTATG ATGACATTGTTGCAAATTTCACTGTTGATTACTCCATATTTGAGTCAGAGGACAGGCTG AACAGGTTGGATACGGAAGTAATGAAAGCAGAAGAGACTACCATAAGTCATGAAACAGAACACACAGACCATCAGAGGCCAACAGTGAAACCAGTGACAATGGGACAAATGACAACGGAACCAATGACAACGGAACCAATGACAACAGAACCAGTGACAATGAAACCAGTGACAACGGAACCAATGACAACGGAACCAGTGACAACAAAACCAGTGACAACAGAACCTGTGACAATGAAACCAGTGACAATGAAACCA CAGAGTCCAGATATGAACCATGCTGTATCCAGTCTGCAGAGTCCTgtttccctcctcctgccctgggccctcctTCAGGGGTGGATGTATTTCACGTAG
- the C12H1orf54 gene encoding uncharacterized protein C1orf54 homolog isoform X2 codes for MDVLFVAILAVPLILGQIYEDEEGLEEDDYYQVFYYYTVTPNYDDIVANFTVDYSIFESEDRLNRLDTEVMKAEETTISHETEHTDHQRPTVKPVTMGQMTTEPMTTEPMTTEPVTMKPVTTEPMTTEPVTTKPVTTEPVTMKPVTMKPSPDMNHAVSSLQSPVSLLLPWALLQGWMYFT; via the exons ATGGATGTCCTCTTTGTAGCTATCCTTGCTGTGCCACTGATCCTGG GACAAATCTATGAGGATGAAGAAGGACTGGAAGAGGATGATTATTATCAGGTGTTCTATTATTACACAGTCACCCCCAATTATG ATGACATTGTTGCAAATTTCACTGTTGATTACTCCATATTTGAGTCAGAGGACAGGCTG AACAGGTTGGATACGGAAGTAATGAAAGCAGAAGAGACTACCATAAGTCATGAAACAGAACACACAGACCATCAGAGGCCAACAGTGAAACCAGTGACAATGGGACAAATGACAACGGAACCAATGACAACGGAACCAATGACAACAGAACCAGTGACAATGAAACCAGTGACAACGGAACCAATGACAACGGAACCAGTGACAACAAAACCAGTGACAACAGAACCTGTGACAATGAAACCAGTGACAATGAAACCA AGTCCAGATATGAACCATGCTGTATCCAGTCTGCAGAGTCCTgtttccctcctcctgccctgggccctcctTCAGGGGTGGATGTATTTCACGTAG